In a single window of the Pirellulales bacterium genome:
- a CDS encoding DUF1553 domain-containing protein: MFPVGRCCVLLVGVLLGAAPLRAEEGATVAAATEPNEYSDFIRPLFAQRCFACHGALRQQSGLRLDSAASTIAGGESGPAVAAGKSAESLLVDALRGTAGFRMPPEDHGEPLAEEQIARIEAWIDAGASVPAQDEPERDPRDHWAFRAIARPDVPPVEDAAWQENAIDAFIAAAHAREGLTAVSEAPRHIWLRRVYCDLVGLPPTSEELAAYLADDSPEAEATVVDRLLASPQYGERWGRHWMDVWRYSDWYGRRSVPDVMNSYPTIWRWRDWIVQSLNEDRGYDRMVREMLAGDEIAPEDAETTAATGFIVRNWFKWNYNQWKRDLVEHTSKAFLGLTMNCAHCHDHKYDPISQEDYFRLRACFEPLELRHDRVVGEADPGPFKKYIYAESYGPIASGMIRVFDEQLDVPTYMYARGDERNKIEGRSPVEPDVPTALAGSFQVAPVSLPARGWYPGLKGFIQTEDLAVAAKALQESEAALAGARQAWQGVEQQLAASETKATAGAATAGAPATVTLSPEAVELERAKLRLAESGALAARTRHDSLAARIAAENARYLPEDPSVAPEDAALEELARAAARAERMAVLAAARQQETDARLKLATAQAQPNSDAAAQTANVTKLADDVRQAGDAVEAAWSALAADSTDYAPLGPQYPRQSTGRRTALAQWITSEENTLTARVAANYLWMWHFGRPLVESVANFGRSGKEPSHPELLDWLASELRENGWRMKPLHRTMVLSRAYRLDSAMGGQAGENLRLDPDNRWLWHFPRRRMEAEEVRDSVLYVTGGLDLTQGGPEIDHVEGLTSHRRSMYFAQHGEGKMQFLELFDGVNVCDSYRRTTSVMPQQALALANSELSWRQSRLAAQALLDAVRQQGATAGNERNTAILERAFVQILGRTPRESERRATHEFLAQQRALFATLPPPAEDTPPADTAPGTAPSSDAETRAVENLIHALLNHHDFVTIH; the protein is encoded by the coding sequence ATGTTTCCGGTCGGTCGATGTTGCGTGCTTCTCGTGGGTGTCTTGCTCGGCGCGGCGCCGCTTCGCGCTGAAGAGGGCGCGACGGTTGCCGCTGCCACCGAACCGAACGAGTATAGCGATTTCATCCGCCCACTGTTTGCCCAGCGCTGCTTTGCCTGTCACGGAGCGTTACGGCAACAGTCGGGCCTGCGACTCGACTCGGCCGCGTCGACCATTGCCGGCGGAGAGAGCGGACCCGCCGTCGCCGCCGGCAAGAGCGCCGAAAGTCTACTCGTCGATGCGCTGCGTGGCACGGCCGGCTTCCGCATGCCCCCCGAAGATCACGGCGAGCCGCTCGCCGAGGAGCAGATCGCACGGATCGAGGCATGGATCGACGCCGGCGCGTCCGTCCCGGCACAAGACGAGCCGGAGCGCGACCCTCGCGATCATTGGGCGTTTCGCGCCATCGCACGGCCTGACGTTCCTCCGGTCGAGGACGCCGCGTGGCAGGAGAATGCCATCGATGCCTTCATCGCGGCGGCGCACGCGCGCGAAGGTTTGACGGCGGTTTCAGAGGCGCCACGCCACATCTGGCTGCGGCGTGTCTATTGCGATCTCGTCGGCTTGCCCCCGACTTCGGAAGAACTGGCGGCCTACCTGGCTGACGATTCCCCCGAGGCCGAAGCCACGGTCGTCGATCGCCTGCTGGCCAGTCCGCAATATGGCGAGCGCTGGGGACGGCACTGGATGGACGTCTGGCGCTACAGCGACTGGTATGGTCGCCGCAGCGTGCCCGACGTGATGAACAGCTATCCCACCATCTGGCGCTGGCGCGACTGGATCGTTCAATCGCTGAACGAGGATCGCGGCTACGACCGCATGGTGCGCGAGATGCTCGCCGGCGACGAGATCGCCCCCGAGGACGCGGAGACCACCGCGGCGACCGGGTTCATCGTGCGCAATTGGTTCAAGTGGAATTACAATCAGTGGAAGCGCGACCTGGTCGAGCATACGTCGAAGGCCTTTCTTGGGCTGACGATGAATTGCGCCCACTGTCACGATCACAAGTATGACCCGATCAGCCAGGAAGACTACTTCCGCCTGCGGGCCTGCTTCGAGCCGCTCGAGCTGCGGCACGATCGCGTGGTGGGCGAGGCCGATCCGGGGCCGTTCAAGAAGTACATCTACGCAGAATCGTATGGCCCGATCGCCTCGGGCATGATCCGCGTGTTCGACGAGCAACTCGACGTGCCGACGTACATGTACGCGCGTGGCGACGAGCGAAACAAGATTGAAGGTCGGTCGCCCGTCGAGCCCGACGTACCCACGGCGCTTGCGGGCAGCTTCCAAGTGGCGCCGGTGTCGTTGCCCGCGCGGGGCTGGTACCCGGGTCTCAAGGGGTTCATCCAAACCGAGGATCTGGCCGTCGCGGCCAAGGCGTTGCAAGAGAGCGAGGCGGCACTCGCCGGGGCACGCCAGGCATGGCAAGGCGTCGAGCAACAGCTTGCGGCCAGCGAAACCAAGGCCACCGCGGGGGCGGCCACGGCAGGCGCGCCTGCCACGGTCACGCTATCGCCGGAAGCAGTGGAACTGGAACGAGCCAAGCTTCGCCTGGCCGAGTCCGGGGCACTCGCGGCGCGCACGCGGCACGATTCGCTCGCCGCGCGTATCGCCGCGGAGAACGCACGCTACTTGCCGGAAGATCCCAGTGTCGCACCGGAAGACGCGGCGCTCGAGGAGCTTGCCCGCGCCGCCGCGCGAGCCGAACGCATGGCTGTACTGGCCGCCGCTCGCCAGCAAGAGACCGACGCGCGACTCAAGCTGGCCACCGCCCAGGCGCAGCCGAATTCCGATGCGGCCGCCCAAACCGCGAACGTCACAAAGCTCGCAGACGACGTGCGGCAGGCAGGCGATGCGGTCGAGGCGGCGTGGTCCGCCCTGGCCGCCGATAGCACGGATTACGCTCCTCTCGGCCCACAGTACCCGCGCCAAAGCACGGGCCGGCGCACGGCGCTTGCCCAGTGGATCACGTCGGAAGAGAACACGCTCACAGCCCGCGTGGCGGCCAATTACCTGTGGATGTGGCACTTCGGCCGGCCGCTGGTCGAATCGGTGGCCAATTTCGGGCGCAGCGGGAAGGAACCCTCGCATCCCGAACTGCTCGACTGGCTGGCCAGCGAATTGCGCGAGAACGGCTGGCGGATGAAGCCACTGCACCGCACGATGGTCTTGAGTCGCGCGTATCGCTTGGATTCGGCGATGGGCGGACAGGCTGGCGAAAACCTGCGGCTCGATCCCGACAATCGCTGGCTGTGGCACTTTCCGCGCCGGCGGATGGAGGCCGAGGAGGTGCGCGACAGCGTGCTCTACGTCACGGGGGGATTGGACCTGACCCAGGGAGGCCCAGAGATCGACCACGTCGAGGGACTCACCAGCCACCGGCGCAGCATGTACTTCGCGCAGCATGGCGAGGGCAAGATGCAGTTTCTCGAGTTGTTCGATGGCGTCAACGTCTGCGACAGCTATCGGCGGACCACGTCGGTCATGCCGCAGCAGGCCCTGGCCCTGGCGAACAGCGAGCTGTCATGGCGACAAAGCCGGCTGGCAGCGCAGGCCCTGCTCGATGCAGTGAGGCAGCAAGGCGCCACGGCCGGAAACGAGCGCAACACAGCCATCCTCGAGCGCGCCTTCGTCCAGATCCTCGGCCGTACGCCCCGCGAATCAGAACGTCGCGCCACGCACGAGTTTCTCGCCCAGCAGCGGGCACTGTTCGCCACGTTGCCTCCCCCGGCAGAGGACACGCCTCCCGCGGATACGGCGCCAGGAACCGCGCCCTCGTCCGATGCCGAGACACGGGCCGTCGAGAATCTCATCCATGCCCTACTGAACCACCATGACTTCGTGACGATCCACTAA
- a CDS encoding S8 family serine peptidase, whose protein sequence is MVWPLRATRRQKRSFTWRSTVGRLSKPAIACEPLEERRMLSLTTFLEDEIVVSISSSQKVAATEVSSFVQQFTWPSWADSSVLDSAQLVLSHPTDRLGGKTLVKLTLPQGVSPAVAAAELAGLSFTDWSSGVASVENPTLLIPNDPLFSEQYHHEIMQNIDAWDITIGSPDVVVAVLDTGLTYAHPDLYMSVMINVNEIPSDILTNLVDVDSDSKITFYDLNDSLNAAYVYDFNGTGYIDGHDLLDDSRWVNFDDEDGNGYNDDLLGWDFLLGINNVNDRGMHGTAVSGIIAATMNNNTGVVGTAPGVRIMPLRVGHPFGIDSADVAAALVYAADNGAKIANMSFVVNENDPILTAALNYAYDAGMIIVIAAGNSDEEYVNGGLYSQALHVASTGPGDLRSDFTSYGALIDISAPGEDLIAPDYPGPLGYDSGDYVTASGTSFSAPNIAAVAALIWSVNPSWTREQVVAQLIVTADAIDGLNPGYEGLMGAGRANTYRAITESPVFDPITIDSLTSSPGNPLAEGILSDVIQLRMSGQVDLLAFNDSANWVLRGKGADNTYNTLDDHIIPLMADVRGRVVTLTLLDTPLPGAYELRGLASDLVGAFGEQLDGNGDSTGGDDFVYEFVVSDSLVGIAAPAHGRAGNISFDFTVDDATPTMPEEYSYRIDWDNDGIADYSVTDDDTLTVVHSFDPGTYLVRVVVEDSNGALSTITHAIHVFRTQLVGTEAIWEGSGGDDEVEIEQTSATTVQIRTTRLGGISVSYVDNFTIGATGTVSAYSGAGNDVIDARGVTSFATTLEGGANDDTLYGGAGDDHLHGEGGHFDGYAGNDWLYGGAGNDQLEGGNGADVLFGDDGLTTVFGAQGNDTLIGGAGDDVLIGGGGDDHLEGWAGRDVLLGDYLPGLEGPNSGNDTLIGHMGDDTLLGGDGDDLLYANRVDGAEGDGAEGNDQLYGGNGNDTLHGGPGHNWLDGGAGDDFIQASVESLNGSAGIETLIGGAGNDTLVGGDAGDLLYGDYADGPGDDEGNDLLIGLGGNDTLYGGGGDDTLEGGAGDDELFGGQGDNVFRFSRSDDSIDLGSDYVVASSDLDMLDFSEFAAAITVDISQTVAVSQSGLTITLDDPETIEAIYGTPYSDSITGNDAQNLIIAGDGDDTITAGDGDDVIFAGDGHDLVDAGAGNDLVYGDGLEGDGAEGDDTLIGGAGNDTLYGNLGNDSLDGGANDDLLFGDGGEGTENPLDGDDTLIAGSGNDVLVGRGGNDLLLGISGSNLMIGGSGADTIVGGTGTDLQIAGYTDHDGDDLALLAILAEWSSGNSYATRLSNLENGGGLNGSYVLDSDTVFDDGDEDELTGDTGQDWFLYYVVDDTLTDAEVGEVSTNTPPV, encoded by the coding sequence ATGGTATGGCCTCTTCGAGCGACGCGGCGACAGAAACGCAGCTTTACTTGGCGATCGACGGTCGGTCGATTGTCGAAACCGGCGATTGCGTGCGAGCCCCTGGAAGAACGCCGCATGCTCTCGCTGACGACGTTCCTGGAGGACGAGATCGTCGTTTCGATCAGCAGCTCGCAGAAAGTTGCCGCCACGGAAGTCTCGAGCTTCGTGCAGCAATTCACCTGGCCGAGCTGGGCGGATAGTTCCGTGCTCGATTCGGCCCAGTTGGTTTTGAGCCATCCGACCGATCGCCTGGGAGGGAAGACGCTCGTCAAGCTGACGCTGCCCCAGGGTGTCTCACCTGCCGTGGCCGCGGCCGAACTGGCCGGCCTCTCGTTCACCGATTGGAGCTCGGGCGTTGCCTCGGTCGAGAATCCGACCTTGCTGATTCCGAACGACCCGCTCTTCTCGGAACAGTATCACCATGAAATCATGCAGAACATCGACGCCTGGGACATCACGATTGGCAGTCCCGATGTCGTGGTCGCCGTGCTCGACACGGGCCTGACCTACGCGCATCCCGATCTGTACATGAGCGTGATGATCAATGTGAATGAGATTCCCAGCGATATTCTGACGAATCTGGTCGACGTCGATTCCGATTCGAAGATCACGTTCTACGATCTCAACGACAGTTTGAACGCGGCCTACGTCTACGACTTCAACGGCACGGGCTACATCGACGGCCACGACCTGCTCGACGACTCGCGCTGGGTGAATTTCGACGATGAAGATGGCAACGGCTACAACGATGATCTTCTCGGCTGGGATTTCCTGCTCGGCATCAATAACGTGAACGACCGCGGCATGCACGGCACCGCGGTGTCAGGCATCATCGCGGCCACCATGAACAACAACACGGGAGTGGTGGGCACGGCGCCCGGCGTGCGCATCATGCCGTTACGCGTGGGGCATCCGTTTGGGATCGACTCGGCCGACGTGGCCGCGGCGTTGGTCTACGCCGCCGACAATGGCGCGAAGATCGCCAACATGAGCTTCGTCGTCAACGAGAACGATCCGATTCTCACGGCCGCGCTCAATTACGCCTACGACGCCGGCATGATCATCGTGATCGCCGCCGGCAATTCGGACGAAGAGTACGTCAACGGCGGCCTCTATTCGCAGGCGCTCCACGTGGCGAGTACCGGACCGGGGGATCTCCGCAGCGACTTTACCAGCTATGGCGCATTGATCGACATTTCCGCGCCGGGCGAAGATTTGATCGCGCCAGACTATCCCGGCCCGCTCGGCTACGACTCGGGCGACTACGTGACCGCCAGCGGCACGAGTTTCTCCGCGCCCAATATCGCCGCGGTGGCCGCGCTGATCTGGTCGGTGAATCCCTCCTGGACGCGCGAACAAGTCGTGGCGCAGTTGATCGTCACGGCCGATGCCATCGATGGATTGAACCCCGGCTATGAAGGGCTCATGGGAGCGGGACGCGCGAACACCTATCGGGCGATTACCGAGAGTCCGGTCTTCGATCCCATCACGATCGATTCGCTGACGAGCAGCCCGGGTAATCCCTTGGCCGAAGGCATTCTGAGCGACGTCATCCAACTGCGGATGAGCGGTCAAGTCGACCTGTTGGCGTTCAACGACTCGGCCAATTGGGTGTTGCGCGGCAAGGGGGCCGATAATACCTATAACACGCTCGACGATCACATCATCCCGCTGATGGCCGACGTGCGCGGCCGCGTGGTAACCTTGACGTTGCTCGACACGCCGTTGCCCGGCGCTTACGAGTTGCGCGGTCTGGCGTCCGATCTGGTCGGTGCGTTTGGCGAACAACTGGATGGCAATGGCGATTCGACGGGAGGCGACGACTTTGTCTACGAGTTCGTCGTGTCGGACTCGCTAGTCGGCATTGCCGCGCCCGCCCACGGGCGCGCGGGGAATATCTCGTTCGATTTCACGGTGGATGACGCCACGCCAACGATGCCCGAGGAATACTCCTACCGCATCGACTGGGACAACGACGGCATCGCCGATTACTCGGTGACCGACGACGATACGCTGACCGTCGTCCACAGCTTCGATCCGGGCACCTATCTCGTCCGCGTAGTCGTCGAGGATTCGAACGGCGCGTTGAGCACGATCACCCATGCGATTCACGTCTTCCGCACGCAACTCGTCGGAACCGAAGCCATCTGGGAGGGAAGTGGCGGCGACGATGAGGTCGAGATCGAACAGACCTCGGCCACGACGGTGCAGATTCGCACGACCAGGCTCGGTGGCATCAGCGTCAGCTACGTCGATAACTTCACGATCGGCGCCACGGGCACGGTGAGTGCGTATAGTGGAGCCGGCAACGACGTGATCGACGCTCGCGGCGTCACGAGCTTCGCCACTACCCTCGAAGGGGGCGCGAATGACGACACCCTGTACGGCGGAGCGGGCGACGACCATCTGCACGGAGAGGGTGGGCACTTCGACGGGTATGCCGGCAACGACTGGCTCTATGGCGGCGCCGGCAACGATCAACTCGAAGGAGGCAACGGGGCGGATGTCCTTTTCGGCGACGATGGTCTGACGACCGTCTTCGGCGCCCAAGGCAACGATACGTTGATTGGTGGCGCCGGCGACGATGTTCTGATCGGCGGAGGGGGCGACGATCATCTCGAAGGTTGGGCCGGCCGCGACGTTCTGCTCGGCGACTATCTGCCTGGCCTGGAGGGACCCAATTCGGGCAACGACACGCTCATCGGTCACATGGGCGACGACACCTTGCTGGGAGGCGATGGTGACGATTTGCTCTACGCCAACCGGGTCGACGGGGCCGAGGGAGATGGCGCCGAAGGGAACGATCAACTCTACGGCGGCAACGGCAACGACACGCTGCACGGTGGCCCCGGCCACAACTGGCTCGATGGAGGCGCCGGTGACGACTTCATTCAGGCCAGTGTCGAATCGCTCAACGGCAGCGCCGGCATCGAAACGCTGATCGGCGGCGCTGGCAACGATACGCTCGTCGGTGGCGACGCGGGCGACCTGCTCTATGGCGACTACGCGGACGGCCCCGGTGACGACGAAGGAAACGATCTCCTGATTGGCCTAGGCGGAAACGATACCCTCTACGGTGGTGGTGGAGACGATACGCTCGAAGGCGGTGCCGGCGACGACGAGCTGTTCGGCGGACAGGGCGATAATGTCTTCCGCTTCAGCCGGAGCGACGATTCGATCGATCTGGGATCGGATTACGTGGTGGCCTCGTCCGATCTCGACATGCTCGACTTCAGCGAGTTTGCCGCGGCGATTACGGTCGATATCTCGCAGACCGTTGCCGTCTCGCAGTCGGGGTTGACCATCACGCTCGACGATCCGGAGACCATCGAGGCCATTTACGGCACGCCGTACAGCGACTCGATCACCGGCAACGACGCGCAGAACCTGATCATCGCCGGCGATGGTGACGACACGATCACAGCCGGTGACGGTGACGACGTCATCTTTGCCGGAGACGGTCACGATCTGGTCGACGCTGGCGCCGGGAACGATCTCGTCTATGGCGACGGCCTCGAAGGGGATGGCGCCGAAGGAGACGATACCCTGATCGGCGGAGCCGGGAACGACACGCTCTATGGCAATCTGGGGAACGACTCGCTCGATGGCGGCGCCAACGACGACCTGCTGTTCGGCGATGGCGGCGAGGGTACCGAGAATCCTCTGGATGGCGACGACACGCTCATCGCCGGCTCGGGCAATGACGTCCTGGTCGGTCGGGGAGGCAACGATTTGTTGCTGGGCATCAGCGGCTCGAACCTCATGATCGGTGGTTCTGGCGCCGATACGATCGTGGGAGGCACGGGCACCGATCTCCAGATCGCCGGCTATACCGACCATGACGGCGACGATCTAGCCCTGCTCGCGATTCTGGCCGAATGGTCGAGCGGCAACTCGTACGCCACGCGCCTGAGCAACCTCGAAAATGGCGGTGGCCTCAACGGCAGCTATGTGCTCGACAGCGATACCGTCTTCGACGATGGCGATGAGGACGAACTCACCGGAGATACCGGTCAGGACTGGTTCCTCTACTACGTCGTGGATGACACGCTCACCGATGCCGAAGTCGGTGAGGTGAGCACGAATACGCCTCCGGTCTAA
- a CDS encoding lactate utilization protein has translation MNHAALAREFVRNDSRAHWHDETLWFVRAKRDKAAETLPEWETLRECASQIKAHTVAHLAELLEQFEREATRRGAVVHWARNAAEHNEIVLGLLQERQVRRLVKSKSMLTEECHLNPFLERHGIEVVDTDLGERIVQLAGEAPSHIVLPAIHQKKEDVGRIFHEFLGTEAGATDPNYLAEAARQHLREKFLAAEAGLTGVNFAIAETGGIVVCTNEGNADLGASLPKLHIACMGLEKLIPRTEHLGVFLRLLARSATGQPITAYTSHFHGPKPGGELHIVLVDNGRTDILASDEFRRSLYCIRCGACMNTCPVFRRSGGHSYETSVPGPIGSILAPTRNAGEYYTLPHACSLCGSCTDVCPVKIDLHHQLLTWRRELAHRGLLSRPKRWAMRAASVVFQHPALYRALGSVARVVVPRLPRFLVYNRLNSWGRQRELPEFPAQSFRQQFRARRHEQQ, from the coding sequence ATGAATCACGCCGCCCTGGCCCGCGAATTCGTCCGTAACGATTCTCGCGCTCACTGGCACGACGAGACCCTCTGGTTCGTGCGCGCCAAGCGTGACAAGGCGGCCGAGACGCTGCCCGAGTGGGAAACATTGCGCGAGTGCGCCTCGCAGATCAAGGCCCACACGGTGGCCCATCTGGCCGAGCTGCTCGAGCAATTCGAGCGCGAGGCGACCCGCCGCGGCGCCGTCGTGCATTGGGCGCGGAACGCCGCCGAGCACAATGAGATCGTGCTGGGTCTGTTGCAAGAGCGACAGGTGCGCCGGCTGGTAAAGAGCAAGTCGATGCTCACGGAAGAGTGCCACCTGAATCCCTTTCTCGAACGGCACGGCATCGAGGTGGTCGATACCGATCTCGGCGAACGCATCGTGCAACTGGCGGGAGAGGCGCCGAGCCACATCGTGCTCCCCGCGATTCACCAGAAGAAAGAAGACGTCGGGCGCATCTTTCACGAGTTTCTCGGCACCGAGGCCGGCGCTACCGATCCTAACTACCTGGCCGAGGCCGCCCGCCAGCATCTGCGCGAGAAGTTCCTGGCGGCCGAGGCGGGCTTGACCGGCGTGAACTTCGCCATTGCCGAGACGGGGGGGATCGTCGTCTGCACGAACGAGGGGAACGCCGATCTGGGGGCCTCGCTCCCCAAGTTGCACATCGCCTGCATGGGGCTCGAGAAGTTGATCCCACGGACCGAGCACCTGGGCGTCTTCCTGCGGCTGCTCGCGCGTTCGGCCACGGGGCAGCCGATCACGGCCTACACGTCCCACTTCCACGGCCCCAAGCCTGGCGGCGAACTGCACATCGTGCTGGTCGACAATGGTCGAACCGACATTCTGGCCAGCGACGAGTTTCGCCGCTCGTTGTATTGCATTCGTTGTGGGGCCTGCATGAACACCTGCCCGGTGTTCCGCCGCAGTGGCGGACACAGCTATGAAACGTCGGTGCCGGGCCCGATCGGTTCCATCCTTGCGCCCACGCGTAATGCCGGAGAGTATTACACCCTGCCGCACGCGTGCAGCCTGTGCGGTTCGTGTACCGATGTCTGCCCGGTGAAGATCGACTTGCACCATCAATTGCTCACCTGGCGGCGCGAGCTGGCGCATCGCGGACTGCTCTCGCGTCCCAAACGTTGGGCGATGCGAGCGGCAAGCGTCGTCTTTCAGCATCCTGCGCTGTACCGAGCGCTAGGCAGCGTCGCGCGCGTGGTAGTGCCCCGCTTGCCGCGTTTTCTGGTCTACAACCGGTTGAATTCTTGGGGACGCCAACGCGAGCTGCCGGAGTTTCCTGCCCAGAGCTTTCGACAGCAGTTTCGCGCACGCCGTCATGAGCAACAGTAA
- a CDS encoding DUF4281 domain-containing protein: protein MDNEWIFKVSNYGVLPVWLLLALAPRWRVTEVIAGSAVVSLAIAAVYAAIAFTSLGSAEGSMGSLAGVQQLFTNPSVALIGWLHYLAFDLFIGAWEVRNARRIGIHHLLVIPCLAATLMLGPVGLLMYFVLRWIYKEWVLPADGTAG, encoded by the coding sequence ATGGACAACGAATGGATCTTCAAAGTCTCCAACTACGGAGTGTTGCCGGTGTGGCTGCTGTTGGCGCTGGCGCCACGGTGGCGGGTGACGGAAGTCATCGCGGGAAGTGCCGTCGTGTCGCTGGCGATCGCCGCCGTCTACGCCGCGATCGCCTTCACCTCGCTGGGGAGCGCCGAGGGGAGCATGGGCTCGCTCGCAGGGGTGCAACAGTTGTTCACCAACCCAAGCGTGGCGCTCATCGGTTGGTTGCACTATCTGGCGTTCGATTTGTTCATCGGCGCGTGGGAGGTCCGCAACGCCCGACGCATCGGCATCCACCATCTGCTGGTGATTCCCTGCCTGGCCGCCACGCTCATGTTGGGACCCGTGGGGCTTTTGATGTACTTCGTGCTGCGGTGGATCTATAAGGAGTGGGTGCTGCCGGCGGATGGCACGGCCGGATAG
- a CDS encoding SDR family oxidoreductase, producing MPVERVALVTGSGKRRVGSYVAEALAARGYAIAIHYLRSAHDAAESVDRLTQAGVRAAAFQADLASEVAVREMVSAVLERFGRLDVLVNCAAIWQRKPLEEVTAADVRLHFEINTLGTFLCSQQAGLVMVKQPEGGSIITVGDWAEARPYLNYAAYFPSKGAVTTMTRSLAVELGTRNPRVRVNCILPGPVMLPPELPAAERNEAIQATLVKREGSPENVAQAVLALIENDFITGACLPVDGGRTIYAP from the coding sequence ATGCCTGTCGAACGAGTCGCCCTGGTTACGGGCAGCGGTAAACGCCGCGTCGGCTCCTACGTGGCCGAGGCCCTCGCCGCGCGCGGTTATGCGATTGCCATACACTATTTGCGTTCCGCCCACGATGCCGCCGAATCGGTCGATCGGCTGACCCAAGCGGGCGTGCGAGCGGCGGCGTTTCAAGCCGATCTTGCCAGCGAAGTGGCCGTGCGTGAGATGGTGTCGGCCGTGCTCGAACGATTTGGCCGCCTCGACGTGCTCGTCAACTGTGCGGCCATCTGGCAGCGCAAGCCGCTGGAAGAGGTGACCGCCGCCGACGTGCGGCTCCATTTCGAGATCAACACGCTGGGGACGTTTCTCTGCTCACAGCAGGCGGGGCTCGTTATGGTCAAGCAGCCCGAAGGGGGCTCGATCATCACCGTGGGAGACTGGGCCGAAGCCCGTCCTTATTTGAACTACGCGGCATACTTTCCTTCCAAAGGTGCCGTCACCACGATGACGCGCTCGCTGGCCGTGGAACTCGGAACGCGCAATCCGCGGGTGCGCGTGAATTGCATACTACCAGGTCCCGTAATGCTACCGCCCGAGCTGCCAGCCGCCGAACGAAACGAAGCGATCCAAGCTACTTTGGTCAAACGGGAAGGGAGCCCGGAAAATGTCGCCCAGGCGGTGCTGGCCCTGATCGAAAATGACTTTATCACCGGCGCTTGCCTGCCGGTGGACGGTGGCCGCACCATCTACGCGCCCTAG
- a CDS encoding LUD domain-containing protein, protein MLAAIRAHQLGEAALPRLDRDWIRYDDPLAQFTKLVESVGGRVVFIDREAEIESHLAELPAYQGAKQIVSYVGSIAGNIDLATIDDPHELETVDWAILPGAFGVSENGAIWVTDEQLKHRVIYFITQHLVLVLPADQIVHNLHEAYARLQIGTSSQGLFMSGPSKTADIEQSLVIGAHGPRSLTVFCVRPAAGLLG, encoded by the coding sequence ATTCTTGCCGCCATTCGCGCCCATCAACTGGGCGAGGCCGCGCTGCCGCGGCTCGACCGCGATTGGATTCGGTACGACGATCCTCTCGCCCAGTTCACGAAGCTGGTCGAGAGCGTCGGCGGACGTGTGGTATTCATCGATCGCGAGGCCGAAATCGAAAGCCATCTGGCCGAGTTGCCTGCCTATCAGGGGGCGAAGCAGATTGTGTCCTATGTCGGAAGCATCGCGGGCAATATCGATCTGGCGACGATCGACGATCCGCACGAGCTCGAGACGGTCGATTGGGCGATCCTGCCAGGAGCGTTCGGCGTGTCCGAAAATGGCGCCATCTGGGTCACCGACGAACAATTAAAGCATCGCGTGATCTACTTCATCACGCAGCACCTGGTGCTCGTGCTGCCGGCCGACCAGATCGTCCATAATCTGCACGAGGCGTACGCCCGGCTGCAGATCGGCACGTCGAGCCAGGGCCTGTTCATGTCGGGGCCTTCGAAAACGGCTGATATCGAGCAATCGCTGGTCATCGGCGCGCACGGACCGCGTTCGTTGACTGTGTTCTGCGTCCGGCCTGCGGCTGGTTTGCTGGGCTAA
- a CDS encoding (Fe-S)-binding protein gives MSKVGLFIPCYIDQLYPRVGLATVALLEEFGYDVEFPEQQTCCGQPMANTGCTDQTRPLAERFLEIFRPYDYVVAPSGSCVAMVRCHYDEYLAGKPGFEELKAKTFELCEFLIDVLKLEKLDRPFRHRVGLHQSCHGLRELRLGRSSELMTPPFNKVRQLLQLLEGLELVDLARPDECCGFGGTFAVSEEAVSCMMGLDRIHDHETAGAEILTANDMSCLMHLEGLIRRQRKPLRVMHVAEILAGYPA, from the coding sequence ATGTCCAAAGTCGGTCTCTTTATTCCCTGCTACATCGACCAACTCTATCCGCGCGTCGGCCTGGCCACGGTCGCGCTGTTGGAAGAGTTCGGCTACGACGTGGAATTCCCCGAGCAGCAGACCTGCTGCGGTCAGCCGATGGCGAATACCGGTTGCACCGATCAAACGCGACCGCTCGCCGAGCGGTTTCTCGAGATCTTTCGCCCGTACGATTATGTCGTCGCACCCTCGGGCAGTTGCGTGGCGATGGTCCGCTGCCATTACGACGAGTACCTGGCAGGCAAGCCTGGCTTCGAGGAGCTGAAGGCGAAGACGTTTGAGCTGTGCGAGTTTCTTATCGACGTCTTGAAGCTCGAAAAGCTGGACCGGCCGTTTCGCCATCGCGTGGGTTTGCATCAAAGCTGCCACGGGTTGCGCGAGCTGCGGTTGGGCCGTTCGAGCGAACTGATGACGCCTCCTTTCAACAAGGTGCGGCAACTGCTGCAACTGCTCGAAGGCCTGGAACTCGTCGACCTGGCCCGCCCCGATGAATGTTGCGGCTTTGGCGGCACGTTCGCCGTCTCGGAAGAGGCGGTTTCCTGCATGATGGGGCTGGATCGGATCCACGATCACGAAACCGCCGGCGCCGAGATCCTCACGGCGAACGATATGTCTTGCCTGATGCACCTCGAGGGGTTGATTCGCCGGCAGCGGAAACCGTTGCGCGTGATGCACGTGGCCGAGATCCTCGCGGGGTATCCGGCATGA